A region from the Desulfuromonas acetexigens genome encodes:
- a CDS encoding M23 family metallopeptidase, whose protein sequence is MSAKKYTVLVIPEGSHQVRRFALRRRWLGIASALVVALVLGAALLLYDYARIRVDHGELTRLRAENQERLGDMQRLTEHLEVLRQELVVLAQNDAKVRVMAKLAKPKADALTGIGGPLEDDPAEDFSEVQRRIDEIMRAIDLHRASQEEVHGLLSDERSLLGSKPRGWPTRGMVTSGFGMRRSPFSGRPTMHEGIDIAARTGTPVYATADGIVSRSETVAGYGKLVVIDHGYGFQTFYAHNSQNHVKVGQRVKRGEKIAAVGNTGASTGSHVHYEVRRNNLPLNPKKYI, encoded by the coding sequence TTGTCCGCGAAAAAATATACCGTACTCGTTATTCCCGAAGGGTCCCACCAGGTCCGCCGTTTTGCGCTCAGGCGCCGTTGGCTGGGGATCGCCTCCGCTTTGGTGGTGGCGCTTGTGCTCGGCGCGGCCCTGCTCCTTTACGATTATGCCCGCATTCGTGTCGATCATGGTGAACTGACCCGCTTGCGGGCGGAAAACCAGGAGCGCCTAGGGGATATGCAACGGCTGACCGAGCACCTGGAGGTCTTGCGCCAGGAGCTTGTGGTGCTGGCGCAGAATGACGCCAAGGTGCGGGTCATGGCCAAACTGGCCAAGCCCAAGGCCGACGCCCTGACCGGCATCGGCGGCCCGCTGGAGGACGATCCGGCCGAGGATTTTTCCGAGGTGCAGCGTCGAATCGACGAGATCATGCGCGCCATCGACCTGCATCGGGCCAGCCAGGAAGAGGTCCATGGGCTACTCAGCGACGAGCGCTCCCTGCTCGGCTCCAAGCCGCGCGGTTGGCCGACGCGGGGGATGGTGACCTCGGGTTTCGGCATGCGGCGTTCCCCCTTCTCGGGGCGACCCACCATGCATGAGGGGATCGACATCGCGGCGCGCACCGGGACGCCGGTCTATGCCACGGCGGACGGCATCGTCAGCCGGTCGGAGACGGTAGCCGGATATGGCAAGCTGGTCGTCATTGATCACGGCTACGGCTTCCAGACCTTCTATGCGCATAATTCTCAGAACCATGTCAAGGTCGGGCAGCGGGTCAAGCGCGGCGAGAAGATCGCCGCCGTCGGCAACACCGGGGCTTCCACCGGCTCCCACGTTCACTACGAAGTCCGCCGCAACAATCTTCCCCTCAATCCCAAAAAATATATTTAG
- a CDS encoding NAD(+)/NADH kinase, which yields MKRVGLYAKRSNPAAIVVAREVTAWLQGRGVEVFLDERLAADMGDYQGYPAGSIPAMVHLIVVLGGDGTLISVARKVGDLRTPILGVNLGSLGFLTEIPLAELYPVLEKVIEGEFEVTNRLMLEAVVRRDGQEVGRYRVLNDVVINKGAIARIIDMEVTVDGDYLTTFKADGLIISTPTGSTAYNLAAGGPIIYPGLHCLVISPICPHMLTNRPIIVSDESTIRVEVKFQDEDVVFTADGQVGMPLHGGDVVEIRKSRSSTLLIKSPSKDFFEVLRTKLHWGAR from the coding sequence ATGAAGCGGGTCGGACTCTACGCCAAACGCAGCAATCCCGCCGCCATCGTGGTGGCTCGGGAAGTGACCGCCTGGTTGCAGGGCAGAGGGGTCGAGGTCTTTCTCGACGAGCGCCTGGCTGCCGACATGGGGGATTACCAGGGCTATCCCGCCGGGTCGATCCCGGCCATGGTTCATCTCATTGTTGTCCTGGGCGGCGACGGTACGCTGATTTCCGTCGCCCGCAAGGTCGGCGATCTGCGCACTCCGATCCTCGGCGTCAACCTCGGCAGTCTTGGTTTTCTCACCGAGATCCCCCTCGCCGAGCTCTATCCGGTGCTGGAAAAGGTCATCGAAGGGGAATTCGAGGTGACCAACCGGCTGATGCTTGAAGCCGTGGTCCGGCGGGACGGTCAGGAAGTCGGGCGCTACCGGGTGCTCAACGACGTAGTCATCAACAAAGGGGCCATCGCCCGCATCATCGACATGGAGGTCACGGTCGACGGCGATTACCTGACCACCTTCAAGGCCGACGGCCTGATTATCTCCACCCCCACCGGTTCCACCGCCTACAACTTGGCGGCCGGCGGTCCCATCATCTATCCCGGGCTGCACTGCCTGGTCATCTCCCCCATCTGTCCGCACATGCTCACCAACCGACCAATCATCGTTTCCGACGAGTCGACCATTCGCGTCGAGGTCAAATTTCAGGATGAAGACGTGGTCTTCACCGCCGACGGCCAGGTGGGGATGCCCCTGCACGGCGGCGATGTCGTCGAGATCCGCAAATCCCGCAGCAGCACCCTGCTGATCAAGAGCCCGTCCAAGGATTTCTTCGAGGTGCTGCGCACCAAACTGCACTGGGGGGCGCGCTGA
- the argJ gene encoding bifunctional glutamate N-acetyltransferase/amino-acid acetyltransferase ArgJ — MNRVDLHGVAGFRFAAGAAGLKKSGRLDLALIVADKPALCAGVFTTNKVVAAPVQICAPRIRQGRCQAILVNSGNANACTGEQGRQDALRCGAIAAAALGIDEELVAVSSTGVIGAPLPMAKFEEAVPKLAAQLREDHADEVAAAIMTTDSFAKRYAVTGEVDGRPYRILGVAKGAGMIHPNMATMLAFILTDAELEGGFVDTALRQSVDGSFNCITVDRDTSTNDMVLLLASGAAGNAPIAAGSKAAGEFQSLLDEVLLELAKMIVRDGEGATKLVRIEVTGAASDAEARQAACSVATSSLVKTAFFGQDANWGRIIAAVGYSGAQVDPEKVDIRFGEVPVVKDGLGTGKELEAKATEVLKTPEFTVFIDLKQGSGRAYYYTSDLTYDYVKINADYRS; from the coding sequence ATGAACAGGGTGGATCTTCATGGTGTGGCCGGATTCCGCTTCGCGGCCGGCGCCGCCGGCTTGAAAAAATCGGGGCGCCTTGACCTGGCGCTGATCGTGGCGGATAAACCGGCTCTTTGCGCCGGAGTCTTCACCACCAACAAGGTGGTGGCGGCGCCGGTGCAGATCTGCGCACCGCGCATTCGCCAGGGTCGTTGTCAGGCGATTCTGGTCAACAGCGGCAACGCCAACGCCTGCACCGGCGAGCAGGGGCGCCAGGATGCCCTGCGCTGCGGCGCTATCGCTGCGGCCGCCCTCGGCATCGACGAGGAGTTGGTGGCGGTCTCTTCCACCGGCGTCATCGGCGCGCCCCTGCCCATGGCCAAGTTCGAGGAGGCGGTGCCGAAACTGGCGGCGCAACTGCGGGAGGATCATGCCGACGAAGTGGCGGCGGCGATCATGACGACCGATTCCTTTGCCAAGCGCTATGCCGTGACCGGCGAGGTCGACGGCCGCCCCTACCGCATTCTTGGTGTCGCCAAAGGGGCGGGGATGATCCACCCGAACATGGCGACCATGCTCGCCTTTATTTTGACCGATGCGGAACTGGAGGGCGGCTTCGTCGACACTGCCCTGCGTCAGTCGGTGGACGGTTCCTTCAACTGCATCACTGTCGACCGCGACACCTCGACCAACGATATGGTGCTGCTTCTGGCCAGCGGCGCGGCGGGGAACGCGCCGATCGCCGCCGGATCAAAAGCGGCGGGGGAATTTCAGTCCCTGCTCGACGAAGTGCTGCTGGAACTGGCGAAGATGATCGTGCGCGACGGCGAAGGGGCGACCAAACTGGTACGCATCGAGGTGACGGGTGCGGCAAGTGATGCCGAAGCGCGCCAGGCGGCGTGCAGCGTCGCTACCTCCAGCCTGGTCAAGACCGCCTTCTTCGGTCAGGATGCCAACTGGGGGCGGATCATCGCCGCCGTCGGTTACAGCGGCGCCCAGGTCGATCCCGAGAAAGTCGACATCCGCTTCGGCGAGGTGCCGGTGGTCAAGGATGGCCTCGGCACCGGCAAGGAGCTGGAAGCCAAGGCGACCGAGGTGTTGAAGACCCCGGAATTCACCGTCTTCATCGATCTCAAGCAGGGCAGCGGGCGGGCCTATTACTACACCTCCGATCTGACCTACGATTATGTGAAAATCAACGCCGATTACCGCAGCTAG
- a CDS encoding N-acetyltransferase yields MIRKARMADAKAIHKLLLSYAQQGLMLSRSLADIYEGIRDFYVFEVDEQVVGTVCLHICWSDLAEVRSLAVDAAQEGRGVGRKLVDACLDEARGLGLQRVFALTYKPVFFGKLGFHEIEKSELPHKIWSDCIKCPKFPECDEIAMSIEFRDPAAD; encoded by the coding sequence ATGATCCGTAAAGCCCGTATGGCCGATGCCAAAGCAATTCACAAGTTGCTGCTCTCCTACGCCCAGCAGGGGCTGATGCTCTCCCGTTCCCTGGCCGACATCTACGAGGGCATTCGCGATTTCTATGTCTTCGAAGTGGACGAGCAGGTGGTCGGCACTGTCTGCCTGCATATCTGCTGGTCCGATCTCGCCGAGGTCCGTTCCCTGGCGGTCGATGCCGCGCAGGAAGGGCGGGGGGTCGGCCGGAAACTGGTCGACGCCTGCCTCGACGAAGCCCGAGGCCTGGGCCTTCAGCGGGTCTTCGCCCTCACCTACAAGCCGGTTTTTTTCGGCAAGCTCGGTTTTCATGAAATCGAAAAATCCGAACTCCCCCACAAAATCTGGAGCGACTGTATCAAGTGCCCCAAGTTCCCGGAATGTGATGAAATCGCTATGAGTATCGAGTTCCGGGACCCCGCCGCAGACTGA
- the recN gene encoding DNA repair protein RecN yields the protein MLTDLIIRNFAIIEGLQVAFGPGFNVLTGETGAGKSIVIDAVGLLLGERARPELIRTGEEEATVEAIFDLAAAPEFRRQLAEAGFENGDELLVRRTVSRSGKNKVFINGALATLGQLQELTAGLMVIHGQHAQQGLQRPDLHLEMLDALADAAALLEEYRGIYSEVRSLEEHLRRLDEAQRERRQRLDLLGYQNRELAEANLRLGEDEELEAERLLLLHGEKLLAATAGGYETLYGEDGAVCERLQTLASGLEQLVSVDPALGPLAETLRSSVFALEDVALQLRAQEQKIQFEPTRQNEVEERLALLATLKRKYAPTIGEMLALRERIEAELAELEDIDGTRDGLERRLAKAREQLTRSGAALSERRRQGAELLRRKVETELAGLAMARARFEMRLTPLVEPGARGLEKGEFFLAPNPGEEAKPLARIASGGELSRIMLALKNAAPEADAIPTQIFDEVDAGIGGEAATAVGEKLRAVARGRQVLCITHLPQVAAFAEAHYRVEKQERDGRTHTVLVRLDDEERTHEMARMLSGAKITERTLDHARELIGASRGA from the coding sequence ATGCTGACCGACCTGATCATCCGCAACTTCGCCATCATCGAGGGCCTGCAGGTGGCTTTCGGACCCGGCTTCAACGTGCTCACCGGCGAGACCGGGGCGGGCAAGTCCATCGTCATCGACGCCGTCGGTCTGCTCCTGGGCGAGCGCGCCCGTCCCGAACTGATCCGCACCGGCGAGGAAGAGGCGACGGTGGAGGCGATTTTCGATCTGGCCGCCGCGCCGGAATTCCGCCGGCAACTGGCCGAGGCCGGTTTCGAGAACGGCGACGAATTACTGGTGCGGCGTACCGTTTCCCGTTCTGGTAAGAACAAGGTCTTCATCAACGGGGCCCTGGCGACCCTCGGGCAGTTGCAGGAATTGACCGCCGGGCTGATGGTCATTCATGGCCAGCATGCTCAGCAGGGTTTGCAGCGTCCCGATCTGCACCTGGAAATGCTCGATGCGCTGGCTGACGCCGCAGCCTTGCTGGAAGAATACCGGGGGATTTACAGCGAGGTCCGCAGCCTGGAGGAACATCTGCGCCGCCTCGACGAGGCGCAGCGGGAGCGTCGGCAGCGCCTGGATCTGCTCGGCTACCAGAACCGCGAACTGGCCGAGGCCAACCTGCGCCTCGGCGAGGACGAGGAGCTGGAGGCGGAACGGTTGCTGCTGCTGCACGGTGAAAAGCTGCTGGCAGCCACCGCCGGCGGTTACGAAACCCTCTACGGCGAAGACGGCGCGGTCTGCGAGCGACTGCAAACTTTGGCCTCCGGCCTCGAACAGCTGGTCAGCGTCGATCCCGCCTTGGGGCCGCTGGCTGAGACCCTGCGATCTTCCGTTTTCGCCCTGGAGGATGTGGCCTTGCAGTTGCGTGCCCAAGAGCAGAAAATTCAGTTTGAGCCGACCCGGCAGAACGAGGTCGAGGAACGATTGGCGCTGCTTGCCACGCTCAAGCGCAAGTACGCGCCGACCATCGGCGAGATGCTCGCCCTGCGCGAACGGATCGAGGCCGAGTTGGCCGAGTTGGAGGATATCGACGGCACCCGTGACGGACTGGAACGCCGCTTGGCCAAGGCGCGTGAGCAACTGACCCGTTCCGGCGCGGCCCTTTCCGAACGGCGGCGGCAGGGAGCCGAGCTCTTGCGGCGCAAGGTCGAGACAGAGCTGGCCGGGCTGGCCATGGCCCGGGCGCGCTTCGAAATGCGTCTGACGCCCCTGGTGGAGCCGGGCGCGCGCGGCCTGGAAAAGGGGGAATTCTTCCTTGCCCCCAACCCGGGCGAGGAGGCCAAACCTCTGGCTCGCATCGCCTCGGGGGGGGAGCTGTCACGGATCATGCTGGCGCTGAAAAACGCCGCGCCCGAGGCGGACGCCATCCCGACCCAGATCTTCGACGAGGTTGACGCCGGGATCGGTGGCGAGGCTGCTACCGCCGTCGGCGAGAAACTACGCGCCGTGGCCCGGGGGCGCCAGGTGTTGTGCATCACCCATCTGCCCCAGGTCGCCGCCTTTGCCGAGGCCCATTACCGGGTTGAGAAGCAGGAGCGGGACGGCCGCACCCATACCGTTCTGGTCCGCCTCGACGACGAGGAACGGACCCACGAAATGGCCCGCATGCTCAGCGGCGCCAAGATTACCGAACGCACCCTCGACCACGCCCGCGAACTGATCGGGGCGTCGCGAGGCGCCTGA
- the secA gene encoding preprotein translocase subunit SecA, whose product MMGGLIKKLFGSKNDRELKRMGAVIARINALEEGIAALSDEQLRGKTLEFRERLAAGETLDQLLPEAFAVVREAGKRVLGMRHFDMQLLGGMVLHSGKIAEMKTGEGKTLVATLPSYLNALTGRGVHVITVNDYLARRDSEWMGGIHRFLGLSVGVIVHGLTDAQRKAAYACDITYGTNNEFGFDYLRDNMKFSLNDYVQREHHFAIVDEVDSILIDEARTPLIISGPSEVSSELYYTVNRIIPMLKKGEVIEHRDEKLGRKVKEYTGDYTIDEKAKSATLTEQGVLRVEKLMNVDNLYDPQHIEILHHVNQSLKAHALFKRDVDYVVKDGEVMIVDEFTGRLMPGRRWSDGLHQAVEAKEGVKIENENQTLATITFQNYFRMYEKLSGMTGTADTEATEFHQIYKLDVVVIPTNRPMQRQDMADVIYKTEMEKFKAVVEDVEQSHATGQPVLVGTISIEKSELLSEMLRKRGVPHNVLNAKQHEREAEIVAQAGRKGAVTIATNMAGRGTDIILGGNPEMLARREAQGQEEPEAAFPALLEKYQALCAGEKEQVLEAGGLYICGTERHESRRIDNQLRGRSGRQGDPGKSRFYMSLEDDLLRIFGSHRVAFVMDKLKLPEGEPIEHGMISRAVENAQKKVEGHNFEIRKHLIEYDDVMNKQREVIYTQRREVLGGEGVRETVESIVLEMVEDVVATFCPEKTPAAEWNLDSLALDMFDQFMIEPQLPAIEKGLTRKELEETLKEQVMTRLAEKEEEFTTPVMEHLMKVLLLQTIDQQWKDHLLSIDHLKEGIGLRGYAQRNPKEEYKREAYRLFMEMMGRIRQEMVNKLFRVQLRREEDVERMEEQQRRQRLILNRVGADDQPKQPTTRDEERIGRNDPCPCGSGKKYKKCCGK is encoded by the coding sequence ATGATGGGTGGTTTGATCAAAAAACTCTTCGGCAGCAAGAACGACCGCGAACTCAAGCGCATGGGCGCCGTAATCGCGCGGATCAATGCCCTGGAGGAGGGAATCGCCGCGCTCTCCGACGAGCAGTTGCGCGGCAAGACCCTGGAGTTCCGTGAACGGCTGGCCGCTGGTGAGACCCTCGACCAGCTGCTCCCCGAAGCCTTCGCCGTGGTGCGTGAGGCGGGCAAGCGGGTGCTCGGCATGCGCCACTTCGACATGCAGTTGCTCGGCGGCATGGTGCTGCATTCCGGCAAGATCGCCGAGATGAAGACCGGCGAGGGCAAGACCCTGGTCGCGACCCTGCCGTCCTATCTCAATGCCCTGACCGGGCGCGGCGTGCATGTTATCACCGTCAACGACTACCTGGCTCGCCGTGACTCCGAATGGATGGGGGGCATCCATCGTTTTCTCGGCCTCTCTGTCGGGGTCATCGTCCACGGTCTGACCGACGCCCAGCGCAAAGCCGCCTACGCCTGCGATATCACCTACGGCACCAACAACGAATTCGGCTTCGACTATCTGCGTGACAATATGAAGTTCTCGCTCAACGACTACGTGCAGCGGGAACATCATTTCGCCATCGTCGACGAGGTCGACTCGATCCTCATCGACGAGGCGCGTACGCCGCTGATCATCTCCGGGCCGAGCGAGGTCTCCAGCGAGCTCTACTACACGGTGAACCGCATCATCCCCATGCTGAAAAAGGGGGAGGTGATCGAGCATCGCGACGAGAAGCTCGGGCGTAAGGTCAAGGAATATACGGGCGACTACACCATCGACGAGAAGGCCAAATCGGCCACCCTCACCGAGCAGGGGGTGTTGCGGGTCGAGAAGCTGATGAACGTGGATAACCTCTATGATCCCCAGCACATCGAGATTCTGCATCACGTCAATCAGTCGCTTAAGGCCCACGCCCTGTTCAAACGCGATGTCGATTATGTGGTGAAAGACGGCGAGGTGATGATCGTCGACGAGTTCACCGGTCGGCTCATGCCGGGACGGCGCTGGAGCGACGGCCTGCACCAGGCGGTGGAGGCCAAGGAAGGGGTCAAGATCGAGAACGAGAACCAGACCCTGGCGACCATCACCTTCCAGAACTACTTCCGCATGTACGAAAAGCTTTCGGGGATGACCGGTACCGCCGACACCGAGGCGACGGAATTTCACCAGATCTACAAACTTGACGTGGTGGTAATCCCGACCAATCGGCCGATGCAACGTCAGGACATGGCCGACGTCATCTACAAGACCGAAATGGAGAAGTTCAAGGCGGTGGTGGAGGATGTCGAGCAGAGCCATGCCACCGGTCAGCCGGTGCTGGTCGGCACCATCTCCATCGAAAAGTCGGAACTGCTCTCCGAGATGCTGCGTAAGCGCGGCGTGCCGCACAACGTTCTCAACGCCAAGCAGCACGAGCGCGAGGCCGAGATCGTCGCCCAGGCCGGGCGCAAGGGGGCGGTGACCATCGCCACCAACATGGCCGGTCGCGGGACCGACATTATCCTCGGCGGCAATCCGGAAATGCTCGCCCGGCGCGAAGCCCAGGGACAAGAGGAGCCCGAGGCGGCCTTTCCCGCCTTGCTGGAAAAATACCAGGCGTTGTGCGCCGGCGAAAAAGAGCAGGTGCTGGAAGCCGGTGGCCTCTATATCTGCGGTACCGAGCGCCACGAATCGCGGCGCATCGACAACCAGCTGCGCGGCCGTAGCGGCCGTCAGGGGGATCCGGGCAAGAGCCGCTTCTATATGAGTCTCGAAGACGACCTGCTGCGCATCTTCGGTTCGCACCGGGTGGCCTTTGTCATGGATAAGCTCAAGCTCCCCGAGGGGGAGCCGATCGAGCACGGCATGATCAGCCGGGCGGTGGAAAACGCCCAGAAGAAGGTCGAAGGGCACAACTTCGAAATCCGCAAGCACCTCATCGAATACGACGACGTCATGAACAAGCAGCGCGAGGTCATCTACACCCAGCGCCGCGAGGTTCTCGGCGGTGAGGGCGTGCGCGAGACGGTGGAGTCGATCGTTCTGGAGATGGTCGAGGACGTGGTCGCCACCTTCTGCCCGGAAAAGACCCCCGCAGCCGAGTGGAACTTGGATAGCCTGGCACTCGACATGTTCGACCAGTTCATGATTGAGCCGCAGCTTCCGGCCATCGAGAAGGGCCTGACCCGCAAGGAACTGGAGGAGACCCTCAAGGAACAGGTCATGACGCGGCTGGCGGAAAAGGAGGAGGAGTTCACCACGCCGGTCATGGAGCACCTGATGAAGGTGCTGCTTTTGCAGACCATCGACCAGCAGTGGAAGGATCATCTCCTCTCTATCGACCACCTCAAGGAGGGGATCGGCCTGCGCGGCTACGCCCAGCGTAATCCCAAAGAGGAATACAAGCGGGAGGCCTATCGCCTCTTCATGGAGATGATGGGGCGCATTCGCCAGGAGATGGTCAACAAACTCTTCCGGGTGCAGTTGCGCCGCGAGGAGGATGTGGAGCGGATGGAAGAACAGCAGCGCCGTCAGCGCCTGATCCTCAACCGGGTCGGCGCCGACGACCAGCCCAAGCAGCCGACGACGCGGGACGAGGAGCGGATCGGGCGCAACGATCCCTGCCCCTGCGGCAGTGGCAAGAAATACAAGAAGTGCTGCGGCAAGTAA
- a CDS encoding replication-associated recombination protein A, with protein MDLFEHGAQRGIDAPLAERLRPRSLDEMVGQPHLLGEGKVLRRLIEADQVASVIFWGPPGTGKTTLAQVIANSTQSRFVFFSAVLQGVKEVREIVAQAREEKAYHGRKTLLFVDEIHRFNKAQQDAFLPYVERGDIILIGATTENPSFEVNSALLSRSRVFVLHPLEPADIRLLLQRALDDPRGLGGRNLELAEDAADFLAEQADGDARVGLNTLEVAAAGVTGTISLEAVQEALQKKALLYDKGAEEHYNVISAFIKSLRGSDPDGALYWLARMLEAGEDPLFIVRRMVIFASEDVGNADPRALQIALAVQQAVHFVGLPEARINLAQGVTYLATAPKSNASYLGIDQALAEVRKSGALPVPLHIRNAPTKLMKELGYHQGYQYAHDFAGGVADQQHLPDRLRGKVFYRPTDRGYEKTIGERMAYYRELRKGTKRQGKEVAREVEGEEREPKEETPPPAGEGQK; from the coding sequence ATGGACCTTTTCGAACACGGCGCCCAACGGGGCATCGACGCCCCCCTGGCCGAACGCCTGCGCCCCCGCTCCCTGGATGAGATGGTCGGCCAACCGCACCTGCTCGGCGAAGGCAAGGTGTTGCGCCGACTGATCGAAGCCGACCAGGTCGCTTCGGTGATCTTCTGGGGGCCGCCCGGCACCGGCAAGACCACCCTCGCCCAGGTCATCGCCAACTCGACCCAAAGCCGCTTCGTCTTCTTCTCGGCGGTCTTGCAAGGGGTCAAGGAGGTGCGCGAAATCGTCGCCCAGGCGCGGGAGGAGAAGGCCTATCACGGCCGCAAGACGCTCCTCTTCGTCGACGAGATTCACCGCTTCAACAAGGCCCAGCAGGACGCCTTTCTCCCCTACGTCGAGCGCGGCGACATCATCCTCATCGGCGCCACCACCGAAAACCCCTCTTTCGAGGTCAACTCGGCGCTCCTCTCCCGCTCCCGGGTCTTCGTCCTCCATCCCCTGGAACCGGCCGACATCCGCCTTCTCCTGCAACGGGCCCTCGACGACCCGCGCGGCCTCGGCGGTCGCAACCTGGAACTGGCCGAGGACGCCGCCGACTTTCTCGCCGAGCAGGCGGACGGCGACGCCCGCGTCGGCCTCAATACACTGGAGGTCGCCGCCGCCGGCGTCACCGGAACGATCAGCCTGGAAGCGGTGCAGGAGGCGTTGCAGAAGAAAGCCCTGCTCTACGACAAGGGGGCCGAGGAGCACTACAACGTCATCTCCGCCTTCATCAAGAGCCTGCGTGGTTCCGACCCCGATGGCGCCCTCTACTGGCTGGCGCGGATGCTGGAGGCGGGGGAAGATCCGCTCTTCATCGTCCGGCGCATGGTCATCTTCGCCTCCGAGGACGTCGGCAACGCCGATCCCCGCGCCCTGCAGATCGCCCTCGCCGTCCAGCAGGCGGTACACTTCGTCGGCCTGCCCGAAGCCCGCATCAACCTCGCCCAAGGGGTCACCTACCTGGCCACCGCGCCCAAGAGCAACGCCAGCTATCTCGGCATCGACCAGGCCCTGGCCGAGGTCCGCAAGAGCGGAGCCCTTCCCGTCCCCCTGCATATCCGCAACGCCCCGACCAAACTGATGAAGGAACTCGGCTATCACCAGGGCTACCAGTACGCCCACGACTTCGCAGGCGGCGTCGCCGACCAGCAGCATCTCCCCGACCGGCTGCGCGGCAAAGTCTTCTACCGCCCCACCGACCGCGGCTACGAAAAAACCATCGGCGAGCGGATGGCCTACTACCGGGAACTGCGCAAGGGGACGAAACGCCAGGGGAAAGAGGTCGCACGGGAGGTCGAAGGGGAAGAACGGGAGCCCAAGGAGGAAACCCCGCCCCCGGCGGGAGAGGGGCAAAAGTGA